The Acipenser ruthenus chromosome 37, fAciRut3.2 maternal haplotype, whole genome shotgun sequence genome has a window encoding:
- the LOC117971297 gene encoding inhibitor of nuclear factor kappa-B kinase subunit beta-like, translating to MSRPPSQHIQTCGPWEMKERLGTGGFGNVMRWQNKDTEEQIAIKQCRQELSLRNRERWCLEIQIMKKLNHVNVVAAREVPEGLQKLNTNDLPLLAMEYCQGGDLRKYLNTLDNCCGMREGSVLILLSDIASALRYLHENRIIHRDLKPENIVLQQGEQRLIHKIIDLGYAKELDQSSLCTSFVGTLQYLAPELLEQRKYTVTVDYWSFGTLVFECITGFRPFLPTWQPVPWHTKLKQKQEDDIVVYEDLSGEVKFSKHLPYPNNLNRFLLEKMECWLQTMLKWNPQKRGTDPTYGPNGCFKALDDILGLKLVHVLNMVSAEIHTFPVTDRTSVPELQERITIETHIEPANQELLLEAGLPLDPQKEAAECAVDYKLIDGRRTDMPLVFLFDRSKSSYEPQFSQRPMPDNIKFVQTDPEKVLPYSPLRRTWSQAWHTTRTLKEDWQRVQQGQKAALMSLLRHNGTLSKQKNEMISMQQRLKAKLDFFKSSIQLDMEKYLEQKGSGIASEKMISAWREMQQAALSCGQTEEVTNLDVQMMALQTDIVDLQRTPPGWKYGDALDGLEAKSMELYRRLREKPRDQRSSGDCQDIVRLVVQAVQIYEKKLKDFYTHLSKTVVCRQKVMELQPQVEGLLQQMSVSERMVRSLQERRQKELWNLLKVACSKVRSPLSGSPEGGAPSQLVSPGRSLSRTLPDETRCSDDSLLVIEESKTFESRLQSLVQETLEEHERDSKVLQQWDWLYEEGELSRLESQESL from the exons gTTGAATCACGTCAACGTGGTGGCAGCGCGGGAGGTTCCCGAGGGGCTGCAGAAACTCAACACCAACGACCTGCCGCTGCTTGCCATGGAGTACTGCCAGGGGGGGGACCTGCGCAAG tacCTGAACACTCTGGATAACTGCTGCGGGATGCGGGAGGGCTCGGTTCTGATCCTGCTCTCAGATATCG CCTCTGCGCTGCGCTATCTCCATGAGAACAGGATCATCCATCGCGACCTGAAGCCGGAGAACATCGTGCTGCAGCAGGGGGAGCAGCGG CTGATCCACAAGATCATTGATCTGGGCTACGCCAAGGAGCTGGACCAGAGCAGCCTGTGCACCTCCTTTGTGGGAACCCTGCAGTACCTG GCTCCGGAGCTGCTGGAGCAGCGCAAGTACACGGTGACGGTGGATTACTGGAGCTTCGGCACGCTGGTGTTCGAGTGCATCACCGGCTTCAGACCCTTCCTACCCACCTGGCAGCCTGTGCCCTG GCACACCAAGCTGAAGCAGAAACAGGAAGATGACATCGTGGTTTATGAAGACCTGAGTGGAGAGGTGAAGTTCTCCAAACACCTGCCCTACCCCAACAACCTCAACAG gTTCCTCTTGGAGAAGATGGAGTGCTGGCTGCAGACCATGCTGAAGTGGAACCCCCAGAAGAGGGGCACAGACCCCACTTACGGACCCAACGGCTGCTTCAAAGCACTGGATGACATCCTGGGACTGAAG CTGGTTCACGTGCTCAACATGGTGAGCGCTGAGATCCACACCTTCCCCGTCACGGACCGGACCAGCGTGCCAGAGCTGCAGGAGCGAATCACCATCGAGACGCACATCGAACCGGCCAATCAGGAGCTGCTGCTGGAGGCGGGGCTGCCCCTCGACCCCCAGAAAGAGGCTGCGGAGTGCGCCGTCGACTACAAG CTAATTGATGGCCGCCGGACGGACATGCCGCTGGTCTTCCTGTTCGACAGGAGCAAGAGCAGCTACGAGCCCCAGTTCAGCCAGCGGCCCATGCCGGACAACATCAAGTTCGTGC AGACAGACCCGGAGAAGGTGCTGCCGTACAGCCCGCTGAGACGCACGTGGAGCCAGGCGTGGCACACCACCCGCACCCTGAAGGAGGACTGGCAGCGCGTCCAGCAGGGGCAGAAAGCAGCGCT taTGAGCCTCTTGCGTCACAATGGCACTCTGTCCAAGCAGAAGAACGAGATGATCTCCATGCAGCAGCGACTCAAGGCCAAGCTGGACTTCTTCAAGAGCAGCATCCAGCTGGACATGGAGAAGTACCTGGAGCAGAAGGGCAGCGGCATCG CCTCTGAGAAGATGATTTCAGCCTGGAGGGAGATGCAGCAGGCAGCGCTGAGCTGTGGGCAG ACGGAGGAGGTGACTAACCTGGATGTCCAGATGATGGCGCTGCAGACCGACATCGTGGATCTGCAGAGGACTCCGCCGGGGTGGAAATACGGAGACGCGCTCGATGGGCT AGAGGCGAAATCCATGGAGCTGTACCGCAGACTGAGGGAGAAGCCTCGAG ACCAGCGCAGCTCCGGTGACTGTCAGGACATTGTGCGCCTCGTGGTTCAGGCCGTGCAGATCTACGAGAAGAAGCTCAAGGATTTCTACACACACCTCAG TAAGACGGTGGTGTGTCGGCAGAAGGTGATGGAGCTGCAGCCCCAGGTGGAGGGGCTGCTTCAGCAGATGAGCGTGAGTGAGAGGATGGTCCGgagcctgcaggagaggaggcagaAGGAGCTCTGGAACCTGCTCAAGGTGGCCTGT AGTAAGGTGCGCAGCCCGTTGAGTGGCAGCCCTGAGGGGGGCGCTCCGTCCCAGCTCGTCTCTCCCGGGCGATCCCTGTCCAGGACACTGCCGGATGAGACCCGTTGCAG CGACGACTCTCTCCTGGTGATTGAGGAGAGCAAGACCTTCGAGAGCCGGCTGCAGAGCCTGGTTCAGGAGACGCTGGAGGAGCATGAGCGGGACAGCAAG GTCCTGCAGCAATGGGACTGGCTCTACGAAGAGGGAGAGCTCTCCAGGCTCGAGTCACAGGAGAGTCTGTGA